The Crassaminicella indica genomic interval GGTATACGTTGAAATTTACTTGAATATTAGGATTGTTTGCCATTTTTTTAACCATCTCAATAACACGTTCAAATTTTTCAATACCATTATCACCAGAAACCAAAGATGTACAAGCAATTGCTCCAGCATTAATAAAAGGATTTAATGGTTTATGAGAATTTCTTGTTTCTAACTTTATAATAGAATTAAATGGATCAGCAGAAGGTTCTGTTCCAACCTTTGAAAATACAGCTTCTTTCCCTTTATCTATCAATGCACAAATAAGGGTAATTACCTTCGAAACACTTTGAATAGTGAAGGCTGTCTCATAATCTCCAGCGTAAAATTCATTACATTCTAAATCAAAGATATGAATACCCAAAGCATCTGGATTCGCTTTTGCAAGTTCTGGAATATATGATGCCACTTTGCCATGCTTTGTCCAAATTCTATTATTATCTATTATTGTTTTTAGCAATTCTTCCATGCATCGTCACCCCCTTGTTATAAACATATAGTTGCTAAAGTTTTTTACAGCTATCTAACAATATTTACGATAATGAAATATTTAAATAATGAATATGCAATAGCTTTGAAATTCTAGTTTTGTAGTTTTGTGAAAATTCATGAAAGCATACTACCTTTAAATTTGTGGTGCGATGGTAGTTATATTATAGCATAATTGTCGACCCAAAGCACTATTTATCCTATGCATAAATGTGCAAGTTATATGTTTATTTATTATATCATCAATATATATATGGATCCAACTTCAAAATGAAATATAAAAGATAGTTCATTCCAGATAACTTTTGAAAAAACAAAACTTCATTCCATGAAAAAATACTAAACCTTCAAAACTCACTTCGTTCAAACAATGAAGGTTCTTAACGTATTTTTCATGAAATTTCAGTAAGTTTTTTTACAAAAGTTATCGAAGTCATTCACTTATCTTTATATATTTCTTTTTTTATGTTGATGTTGTTTGCCTATATATAGATAAAAAAGAAACGAAATATAAAAAAATAGTTCATAACGGATATAAAGATGTAATTATGTTGTAACGGTTTTGTAACATTTTACCATGATAACTATAGTAATATATATATGGTAGTAAAAAATAAGCTTTTCATCAATATAGCAATCATAAAGAGGCATAAAGGGGAGATAACAATGAAAAAATATTTGATACTTATTTTAGCAGTTTTTATTGTATTAGGAGGGTGTACAGAAAAGACTAAAAATGTATCTGATGAAGTATATAAAAATAAAGAAGTCAATAAAGATGTAGAAAAACCTATACAAAAAGACAAAAATGATCAGGATGAGAAAAAATTATCAGAGGAAGATGAAGAAAAAATTATGATGCATTATAATGAAATACTTGCAAACAAAAAGCCGTATGAGGTACTTGCATTTATCGATAAAAATATATATGTATTATCTGAAAAAAATGCAGATGAACTCCTTATAGGATTAGAAAAAGTACAAAACAAATATAAATCTGAATATACTGATAGCTTATTAGAAGATGATTTTATAAAACAAAATAAATTGCACAAAATTTTCGGATATAAATTCAATAAGCGAAAGATAGAAGCAATAGAAGATGAAGATTTAAAAGCGCTTGTAGTAGAAATGGTTAAGGGTGGATATAAGCTCGTTACATTAGAAGGTTCTTTTTATCCAATAATAGATTATGGATATTTGAAAAAATACATGCCTTATGTATCTGATGAAATGAAAGGGTTTATAAATATTGTATCTAGGGAATCAAATCATCTTACATGGAATGGAGATAAGGTGAGTATCTCTTGGGATGAATTAAGCAATAGAGCATTAAAAGCAGAAGAATATTTGAAAAAATATAAAGAAAGTCAAATGAGAAAAGAAGTAGCCAATTTATATATGATGTATATTAATACTTTAATGAATGGATCACAAAACATGCCATTATTAGACGTTAAAACAAATAAGGTTAATAATAAAATTTTAAACAGTTATCAGAAATTGCTTACTGAAAATGCAACAACAACTACTGCAAAGATTATAAAAGAGTATATTGAAGCTATTGAAAAGAATGAAGCAAAAATAGATGATACAATCATTGAAGTATCAGATAAGCTTCGTCAGAAGGTTATTGAAGATTTAAATTTAGGAAAAGGACTTACAGACTATACTGCACAATAAATAAAAACCACTCAAAACTTCCTGTTTTTCTATTGATGGTGGTTTAGATTAAATCATTAAACTTAATACCTGTTTTTCTATTGATGGTGGTTTAGATTAAATCATTAAACTTAATAATGGATTATAAAAAGCAGAAAACATCTTCTTTGAGAATGAATTCTGCTTTTTAGTTTGCACTAAATAATATGTGTTATACTCCAGTATTCTATAACTATTATCAATAAACAACAAGTAATAAAAATAATTAGTTTTATTATTCCTAAAGTTGCATCAATGCAATAATTAGCAGTTCCTTTAAAAAATTTCAATTTATCAGTATAAAATACAACACATTTAAAAAATTCATATATGTTACCAAAAAAAAATGTTACATAAATATCTATATATAGGGAAATTTAGTATGAATAGAAAAAATAATATATTTTTTTTCATAAATACTCCCTTCAATTTAAAAAATGACTTAATATGCTCTAACCATTAGTTTAACATATATTATCCTATTCTATTATATCACAATCCTATTCCATTTTTTATCATTTTAAACACAGCTAAATATCGTTATATCTATAATGATATAGTTGAAGTTTATTGATTATTTTTTATAAGTTATCCACATATATCCACAAGTATTTGTGGATATGTAAAGCTTGTCCACTATATCTTGTCCTCATATTGATTCAAATTTAAGAAATAATCTAAAGTTCCTCTATATAAACCTCTCTCAAAACGATTATTGCTTGTTAAAGTAATATTATGTCCTTTCTTTAAAAGAACATCCACAAAAGGCATTAGCTTTTCTTCATAAATCTTCATAGATTCTTTTGGAAGAACTCCAGGCCAACCACTACAGCTAAGCGTTACTCTTCGATGTTTTGTACTAACCTGAGATGGAATATCATTATAAGCAATATCATCCTTTTCAAATATATATTTTTTTACATCTCCATGAGGAATTCCTTCAATAGCTTTTACCTGAATAGGTGATACAGATGCATCGTAAGGATCAGCTGTCAAATCTAATATAATACTATCTTCTTTTAAAAACTTGATATATTCATTTGGAACAATATATTTAGAAAAATCTATTCTCCTCGTTGCATCTATCAATAAATCCGTATCAGAAAAAATATCTGGTAATAAATTTTTATGCTTTGTAATATGTCTTCCAATATATTGCACCATAACACCCGGCAAATCCTGTTCTATTATCTTATCTAATAGTGCTTCATCTCCAAAAGACATACATATTCTTCCTGCTCTTACTCCTAACTGACCCATTCCAATAATCGTTACCTTTATAGGTCCTCTATTCCTTGAAAAGAAATCTTTTTTTCTTTTTTTCATTTCCTGAAAAGCAGCTCTTATACCACCTAAAGCTGTTAATTCATATGTTACTACCATTCGATTATGTTCATCATCAACAATAGAATCCATAGAATAGGAAATAATTTCTTTTTCTTTTAATTTTTCAACAATCTTTGGTCTTGAATCATAATGGAGCATAGAAATTAAGCTGCTCTTTTTTGGCATCATTTCTAATTCTTGAATCTTTGGAGCCTTTAGTACAATTACTAAATCCTTTTTATAAATTTCTTCATGCGGTACAAATTTCACTTTATTATTAGCTTTTAAATAATCTTCCTTGTGAAAACCCATTTCAACTCCATAATTTTCTTCCAAAAAAATATCTATATCATATGAACACAGCTTTTCAATAAAGCTTGGAAGAAAAGCTCTAATCTCACCGTTAATACCGTATATTTTAGGCAATCCTATTGAAGTAATCTTTTGCACATAGCTTCACCCTTTCATTTCCTATACTATATCTACTATTTTATGAATTATTTTAATATTTATAATACATTTTTTCAACCCCTAAAAAAATAGAGAGACATCAAATAGTCTCTCTACTTACTTAACATTTCCTTTACTTCATCCTTCGAAACCACTCTTCCAGAAGCTTTCACAGCTCCATCTACTACTATAGCTGGAGTTTTCATTACTCCAAAGGATAAAATCTCCTTCATTTCTGTTACCTTTTCAAACTCTGCATCAATTCCTAGTTCTTTCGCTGCCTGTACTGCATTTTCATAAAGTGCTGTACAGTTTTTACATCCTCCACCTAAAATCTTAATATTCATAAATAACCCTCCTATAAAATAATATTAAATAAATACCCTACAAATATAATAGATATTCCTGTAATAGTAATAAATATCCCAATAAGCTTTGGTTTCATCACCTGCTTTAAAAGAATCATTTCAGGCAATGATAAAGCTACTACACTCATCATGAACGAAAGAGCTGTTCCTACTCCTACCCCTTTATTAATCAAAGCCTCTACAATAGGCACTGTTCCTACTGCATTTGAATAAAGAGGAATTCCTAATACAACTGCTACAAATACTGCCAATGGATTATTAGGTCCTGCATATTTTACTAAAAAATCCTCTGGAGCATAACCGTGAATCCATGCCCCTATACCAATTCCTAATATTACATAAATCCATACTCTCTTTACAATATCTTTTACTGCATTAAAAGCAAATTTTACTCTTTTTTTATGATTCATCTCTTCGATGACTGCTTCACCCATATGCATCTGATAAACATATTCTTCTACTAAATGCGTTAAATTAAGCTTTTCAATAACAATTCCTGCAACAATTCCTATCACCATTCCTGCTGCCGTATAAAGAAATGCTATCTTAAATCCAAAGCTTATGAATAAAAATCCTAATGCAATTTCATTAACAATAGGTGATGTAACTAAAAATGTAAATGTAACCCCAAGTGGAATACCCGATTCCACAAAGCCTATGAATATAGGCACTGTCGAGCATGATCAGAAAGGAGATAATACTCCTAATATAGCTGCTGCTACATGTGCCCAAATACCACCAAACTTTGAAAGCATTCCTTTTACTTTTTCTGGTGGAAAATAGCTTCTCACATAAGAAATAGTGAAAATCATAAAGCTAAGAAGTAAAATGATTTTTAGTGTATCATATATGAAAAAATTTACACTATCTCCTAATCTAGAATGTAAATCTAGCCCTAATAACTTTTCTACAAACCAATCGGCAAATCCTTTTAACATTAAAAATTCCTCCCTTCTTAATTTTCTCCACAATATACATAAATTATTTTTTCTTCATTTCTAATTGTTCATGTGCCTCTTTTAATTTTTTTGCTAAAATATCCTGTACTACCTCTAAAACCGTATATATTTCTCTATATCTTACACTATATAAAACCTGTAGTCCTTCCTTTCTGCTTGAAAGTATACCCTGATCCTTTAAAATCTTAAGATGCTGAGATACATTTGATTGCTCTAATTCTAAATCTTCATATATGTGACATACACAAAGCGCTTCTTCATCTTTCAACCTCTCAAGAATTTGTATTCTAGTTGGATGAGCTAATGCTTTTAATAGTGATGAAGATAATTCATAATACATTGCATTCATTTTATCTCTCCTTACTATATTAGAATATTATAATATAATTATATGTTAAGAAATATATCAATGCAACTATTTTTTTCATCTTTCCTTTCCTTGTTTTTTTCTTCTATTATGGTATACTAGATAAGGAAAATAAGATAATTAGGAGTGTGCTTATGTCAAACAATATTGAAGTTGGAAACATTATAGTAGGAAAAGTAACTGCTATCAAGCCTTTCGGTGCTTTCGTAGCATTAGAAGAAGGAAAAGAAGGATTAGTTCATATTTCACAAATCGCTCACGGTTTCGTAAAAAATATTAACGAACATCTTTCTATTGGGGATGAAGTAAAAGTAAAAATATTATCAGTAGATGAAGAATCTGGCAGAATTTCACTTTCTATTCGTGAAACATTACCAGCTCCTGAAGCTACTGAAGGAAAATCAGAACGTCCTCGCCGTCCAAGACAAAAAAAGAGTGGAATGAACTATCAAGACCCAAAAAATAGAGAAAGCTTTAACTCTCTTGGAGAGCACTTAAAAGCTTGGTTAG includes:
- the glsA gene encoding glutaminase A, which codes for MEELLKTIIDNNRIWTKHGKVASYIPELAKANPDALGIHIFDLECNEFYAGDYETAFTIQSVSKVITLICALIDKGKEAVFSKVGTEPSADPFNSIIKLETRNSHKPLNPFINAGAIACTSLVSGDNGIEKFERVIEMVKKMANNPNIQVNFNVYQSEKLTGNTNRAIAYYLKGANIIERDVEDVLDAYFKLCSIEVTVKDVATIAAVIANGGITPWSNERIVPKEVNQIVQAIMMTCGLYDASGEFAVKIGVPSKSGVGGCIMSVVPKKMGIAVVGPALDESGNSIGGKKVLEELSEKLNLSIF
- a CDS encoding alanine dehydrogenase; amino-acid sequence: MQKITSIGLPKIYGINGEIRAFLPSFIEKLCSYDIDIFLEENYGVEMGFHKEDYLKANNKVKFVPHEEIYKKDLVIVLKAPKIQELEMMPKKSSLISMLHYDSRPKIVEKLKEKEIISYSMDSIVDDEHNRMVVTYELTALGGIRAAFQEMKKRKKDFFSRNRGPIKVTIIGMGQLGVRAGRICMSFGDEALLDKIIEQDLPGVMVQYIGRHITKHKNLLPDIFSDTDLLIDATRRIDFSKYIVPNEYIKFLKEDSIILDLTADPYDASVSPIQVKAIEGIPHGDVKKYIFEKDDIAYNDIPSQVSTKHRRVTLSCSGWPGVLPKESMKIYEEKLMPFVDVLLKKGHNITLTSNNRFERGLYRGTLDYFLNLNQYEDKI
- a CDS encoding thioredoxin family protein → MNIKILGGGCKNCTALYENAVQAAKELGIDAEFEKVTEMKEILSFGVMKTPAIVVDGAVKASGRVVSKDEVKEMLSK
- a CDS encoding permease, with protein sequence MPIFIGFVESGIPLGVTFTFLVTSPIVNEIALGFLFISFGFKIAFLYTAAGMVIGIVAGIVIEKLNLTHLVEEYVYQMHMGEAVIEEMNHKKRVKFAFNAVKDIVKRVWIYVILGIGIGAWIHGYAPEDFLVKYAGPNNPLAVFVAVVLGIPLYSNAVGTVPIVEALINKGVGVGTALSFMMSVVALSLPEMILLKQVMKPKLIGIFITITGISIIFVGYLFNIIL
- a CDS encoding ArsR/SmtB family transcription factor, with the translated sequence MNAMYYELSSSLLKALAHPTRIQILERLKDEEALCVCHIYEDLELEQSNVSQHLKILKDQGILSSRKEGLQVLYSVRYREIYTVLEVVQDILAKKLKEAHEQLEMKKK
- the yugI gene encoding S1 domain-containing post-transcriptional regulator GSP13, whose protein sequence is MSNNIEVGNIIVGKVTAIKPFGAFVALEEGKEGLVHISQIAHGFVKNINEHLSIGDEVKVKILSVDEESGRISLSIRETLPAPEATEGKSERPRRPRQKKSGMNYQDPKNRESFNSLGEHLKAWLEQSKK